The window ACGGCGGAGGCCTGCTATCGGCGCGCGATCAAGCTGGGTCTGAAGAACCCGCAACTGGAGCAGGCGCAGGAGCGGGTGAAGGCGCTGAAGGGCGAATAGACCGCAGGCACAGGTCGAGCAGATCGCGCGGGACCTATGATTGCCTTTGGACCACGAACCGCGCGATCGCCCGGAGCGGATCGGCCCGATGGTCGAAGCCGGTCAGCGCCGAGACGGCATCATCCGATGCCGACTGAGCCAACATCCTCGATCGCTCCAGCCCGACAATCGCCGGGTAGGTTGATTTCTCCTTGCGCAGATCGCTGCCGACAGTCTTGCCGAGCTGCTCCTGGTCGCCCACCAGGTCAAGGATGTCGTCGGCTATCTGAAACGCGAGGCCGACGCCCGTTCCGTAGGCGTCCAGCGCCTCCAGCTGCCTATCCGAGGCACCGCCGATCAGCCCTCCGGCTGTGACCGACGCCGCGATGAGCGCGCCGGTCTTGCGGCTGTGGACGAATCGGAGGGTGTCGAGATCAGTCTTCTTCCCTTCCGCCTCGATGTCCGCGACCTGGCCAGCGATCATCCCTTCGACGCCGACGGCCTCGGCTATTCGGCCGATGACCCGGATCAGCACCTCGGGTGGAACTCCGTTCGTGCGACAGATCACATCGAACGCAAAGGCCAGGAGCGCGTCACCCGCGAGTATCGCCATCGCCTCGCCGAAGGTCTTGTGGCTGGTGGGCTTGCCGCGCCTCAGGTCGTCGTTGTCAAGCGCGGGAAGGTCGTCGTGGACCAGGGAGAAGGCGTGGATGAACTCGATGGCGCAGGCCGTCGGAAGTGCATTGTCGGGGTCGCCGCCGACGGCATCGCAGGCCGCGAGAGTCAGGATCGGACGAAGCCGCTTGCCTCCGCCGATGACACTGTAGCGCATGGCGCGGAATAGGGCCTCGGGCGGGCGATCCTCCGGCGGGAGGTACGCATCGAGTGCGGCGTCAATCCGGCGGCGCCTGTCAATCATATAGGGGTGTGCCGATATGTCGCGACTAACCGGGTCCGGCAAGGTTTGCAGCCGCCTTAAGCGTGTTTGAGAGCAGCATCGCGATGGTCATAGGACCGACTCCGCCCGGGACCGGGGTGACCGCCGACGCCTTCCGCAGTGCGGCCTCGTAGTCAACATCGCCGACGTCCTTCTCCCGGCCTTCAACCTTGTTGTACCCGGCATCAATCACGACCGCGCCTTCTTTGATCATATCGCCGGTGATCATCTCCGGCCTGCCGACGGCCGCGACCAGGATATCCGCCTGTCGGGTCATCTCCCCCAGATCGCGGGTTCGCGTATGGCAGACGGTCACCGTCGCGTGGCGGTTGAGCAGGCAGAGCGCGACCGGCTTGCCGAGGATGATGCTCCGACCCACGACGACCGCATGTTGGCCCTTGATCGGAAGCTCGTAGCGGTCGAGAAGCTCTATGATCCCGGCGGGAGTTGCCGCGACGAACATCGGGGCGCCGGTCATGAGACTTCCCAGGCTGTGGCGGCTGATCCCGTCAACGTCCTTGTCGGGCGAGACCGCATCGAGCACCGCCTGCTCGTCGAGATGGCCCGGCAGCGGATGCTGGACCATAACCCCGTGGACGCTGGGATCGGCGCTCAGGCCCCGGACGATCGCTAGAACGCGGCCCTGGGAGGAATCCGCGGGAAGCTCGTGAACTGTCGAGATCATCCCTGCGGCGATGGCGGCCTTCTTCTTCATATTCACATAGACCTGAGACGCCGGGTCCTCTCCGACGATCACCACCGCGAGATGCGGGGTGACCCCGTTCGACTGGACCAACCCGGCCACGCCCGCCTTTATCTCCTCGCGGATCGTCTTCGATGTTGAAGCTCCGTCCAGTATCATCGCCGCCATGTCATCAGCCCTCCGTCCCGGTGTGGGATTCCCGCACCAGCGTGCCGAGCACGCCGTTCACGAACCTGCCCGACTCGGCCGTGCTGTACTTCTTCGCGAGGTCCACTGCCTCGTTGATCGAAACGCTCTCGGGAATGTAGTCGAGGTGGAGTATCTCGTATATCGCCATCCTGAGGATGTTGCGGTCTACGGCGGGCTGGCGCTGGAGTTCCCATCCAACCGAGAGCCGCTTCAGGACCGCGTCAATCTCGCCTATATGCCCGACCACACCCTCGACGAGTTCGCGAGTGAAGTCCACAGCCGCCGGCTCGAGGTCGGTATTCTCGATCGCGGTCTCCAGCGCTTCGTCTTTCGGCAGATGCGCCACGTCAATCTGGTAAAGAACGTTGATCGCGAGTTCCCTGGCTGCCCGCCTGGTCTTAGTTCCCAATGACTAGCTCCGATACCGGACGCACCGCGCCGCCTACTGCGGGTTGTCCTCCATGCAGCGCTTGATGAAACTCGTGGAAAGCTCGCCACGCCGATAGTAGGAGTTCGCCATGATCTTTTCATGGAAGGACACATTGGTCTTAAGGCCGCCGAAATGGAACTCGGACAGGCAACGCGTCATCCTGCCGATGGCCTCGTCCCGGTCGCGTCCCCACACGATAAGCTTGGCGAGCAGCGAGTCGTAGTACGGCGGCACAACGTACCCCGGATAGATATGTGTATCGAGGCGAACCCCGAGCCCGCCCGGCATTATGAGTTCCTCGATCTTGCCCGAGGAGGGCGCGAAATCCCGGTCCGGATCCTCAGCGGTGATCCGGCACTCGATGGCGTGACCGTTGATCCGGATGGTCTTCTGATTGAGATCGAGCTTCTCTCCGGCGGCGACGCGAATCTGGGACTTGAGGAGATCAACGCCGCTCACGAGTTCGGTTATCGGATGTTCGACCTGGATGCGGGTGTTCATCTCCATGAAGAAGAAGTTGCCCTTCGAGTCGAGCAGGAACTCGACGGTACCGGCATTCGAGTATCCGACGGCGCGGGCGGCTTTGACGGCGGCCTCGCCCATCTTCGAGCGCAGGCTCGGCGTGACGGCAACCGAAGGCGCTTCCTCGAGCATCTTCTGATGCCGCTGGTTCTGGATCGAGCATTCACGCTCTCCCAGATGCACTACGTGCCCGTACTCGTCCGCGAGAATCTGGACCTCGATGTGCCGCGGATCTTCGAGGAACTTCTCCATGTAGACATCCGCGTTGCCGAATGCGGCTTCCGCTTCGGTCTGGGCGATCTTCAGCACCCGTGAGAGTTCCTCCTCGTTCTGCACTAGGCGGATGCCCTTGCCGCCACCGCCGGACGCGGCCTTGATCATGACGGGATAGCCCATCTTGCGCGCAAGCTTGAGGGCCTCCTGCTCGTTCTGCAGCACACCCTTGGTGCCGGGGATGACAGGCACTCCGGCGGAGATCATCATCTCGCGGGCCCTGGCCTTGTCGCCCATCTTCTCGATGCAGGAAGGTTTCGGGCCTATGAACTTGACCTTACAGGCCTCGCAGGCCTCGGCGAAGCTCGGCACCTCGGAGAAATAACCGTAGCCGGGGTGGATGGCGTCGGCGCCGGTGATCACGGCGCCGCTGATGATGTTCGGCGCATGCAGGTAGCTGTCCTTGCTTGACGGTGGCCCGACGCAGATGGCCTCGTCAGCCAGCCGAACGTGCATGGAATCCGCGTCGGCCTGAGAGTAGACCGCCACGCTGGCGATCCCCATCTCCCGGCAGGCGCGGATCACCCGGACGGCGATCTCTCCTCGGTTCGCGATCAGTATCTTCTTGAACATTGCGTGCTCCGGTTATCGGCGGTCGGCGGATTGACCTCAGTACTTCTCGTGCCCCGGGGTCGAGCAGGAAACCCGGCCGGTTGATGGATCGTAGGAATACTCCTTGCCGGAGATCGGGCACTTGCTCACCGACGACATGCTCGGCCCCAAGTCGGCTATCGAAGCCGGTACGCGGCCGTCCTCGCCGGAACTGCGCTCCATCTCGATGGCGCTCCGAAGCTGATTCAGGTTGTTCCGACAATCTACGCTCTCCGCCTGGCCGATGGGGGTGTGGACCCGGTCAGAGCCGCCGCTCTTGCCACTGCCGCTCAAGTAACCGGGCAGGATGAAGTACGCTGCGACCGCGATGATCGCTACGACCACCAGAATCTCAATGATCGCCCACTGGCCTCGTTCATTTCTGAGCACTGCGAACATGACGGACCTCCCTCGCGGAATCAGGATGGCTGCAGCCGGAAGAGCGGCTGACCGTACTCCACGGGCAAGCCGTCTTCGATGATCACTTCCTCGATCACGCAGTCGTGCTCCGACACCACGTCGTTCATCAGCTTCATGGATTCGATGGCGCCTACCGACTGGCCTGCCTTGACGGCCAGTCCGGGCGCGACCGCATTCCCGGCGCTGTGAAAGATGCCCACCATCGGAGCGCTGATGAACACCCCGGCCGGGATCGGCTCGGCGGGCTCACTCCGGCCGGAGTCCTCTTCGGAAGGCCTCGAGTCCGCGACCGGCGCTGGGGCGGCGGGTGCGGGCCGGGAGATCGGCAGCGGCCTGCGCAGCCTGACCGTCGAACCGTCGAAGGTGACCGCGAGTTCCGATATCCTCGCTCCGCGGACCAAATCTACCAGTTGACCGATTTCCTCTATATCCATTCCTTCACCCGGTTGCCAAGGACTGGTCCGATCACCTCGCGGAGAGTCCTCAGATCTTGAGATCGAAAACTGCGTACTCGATCAGGCGGAGCAGATAGCTCACAGCGATGAAGCCGATGCAAATGA is drawn from Armatimonadota bacterium and contains these coding sequences:
- a CDS encoding polyprenyl synthetase family protein, with protein sequence MIDRRRRIDAALDAYLPPEDRPPEALFRAMRYSVIGGGKRLRPILTLAACDAVGGDPDNALPTACAIEFIHAFSLVHDDLPALDNDDLRRGKPTSHKTFGEAMAILAGDALLAFAFDVICRTNGVPPEVLIRVIGRIAEAVGVEGMIAGQVADIEAEGKKTDLDTLRFVHSRKTGALIAASVTAGGLIGGASDRQLEALDAYGTGVGLAFQIADDILDLVGDQEQLGKTVGSDLRKEKSTYPAIVGLERSRMLAQSASDDAVSALTGFDHRADPLRAIARFVVQRQS
- a CDS encoding bifunctional 5,10-methylenetetrahydrofolate dehydrogenase/5,10-methenyltetrahydrofolate cyclohydrolase, whose amino-acid sequence is MAAMILDGASTSKTIREEIKAGVAGLVQSNGVTPHLAVVIVGEDPASQVYVNMKKKAAIAAGMISTVHELPADSSQGRVLAIVRGLSADPSVHGVMVQHPLPGHLDEQAVLDAVSPDKDVDGISRHSLGSLMTGAPMFVAATPAGIIELLDRYELPIKGQHAVVVGRSIILGKPVALCLLNRHATVTVCHTRTRDLGEMTRQADILVAAVGRPEMITGDMIKEGAVVIDAGYNKVEGREKDVGDVDYEAALRKASAVTPVPGGVGPMTIAMLLSNTLKAAANLAGPG
- the nusB gene encoding transcription antitermination factor NusB, giving the protein MGTKTRRAARELAINVLYQIDVAHLPKDEALETAIENTDLEPAAVDFTRELVEGVVGHIGEIDAVLKRLSVGWELQRQPAVDRNILRMAIYEILHLDYIPESVSINEAVDLAKKYSTAESGRFVNGVLGTLVRESHTGTEG
- the accC gene encoding acetyl-CoA carboxylase biotin carboxylase subunit, translating into MFKKILIANRGEIAVRVIRACREMGIASVAVYSQADADSMHVRLADEAICVGPPSSKDSYLHAPNIISGAVITGADAIHPGYGYFSEVPSFAEACEACKVKFIGPKPSCIEKMGDKARAREMMISAGVPVIPGTKGVLQNEQEALKLARKMGYPVMIKAASGGGGKGIRLVQNEEELSRVLKIAQTEAEAAFGNADVYMEKFLEDPRHIEVQILADEYGHVVHLGERECSIQNQRHQKMLEEAPSVAVTPSLRSKMGEAAVKAARAVGYSNAGTVEFLLDSKGNFFFMEMNTRIQVEHPITELVSGVDLLKSQIRVAAGEKLDLNQKTIRINGHAIECRITAEDPDRDFAPSSGKIEELIMPGGLGVRLDTHIYPGYVVPPYYDSLLAKLIVWGRDRDEAIGRMTRCLSEFHFGGLKTNVSFHEKIMANSYYRRGELSTSFIKRCMEDNPQ